From a single Bryobacter aggregatus MPL3 genomic region:
- a CDS encoding ACP phosphodiesterase, with translation MNYLGHLILLPDAGLSSLGNLLGDFFKGRVDAIAAVDLRIGVALHRQIDRFTDTHPAVLRSKARMSPLRQRVAGVLVDIFYDHFLAQDVALEPIRERLLPHAVHLPEPLREFPGRMISPHWLGSYRDISSIAHVLIRMEERRPRITGLAGAETELRQHYEALAEDLREFYPQAAIFTRDAFLRLQSASQAAAPGDEAAATASDPPQSA, from the coding sequence TTGAACTATCTCGGCCATCTGATTTTGCTCCCGGACGCGGGCCTCAGTTCGCTGGGGAACCTTCTTGGAGATTTCTTCAAGGGGCGTGTGGACGCGATCGCCGCTGTGGACCTCCGTATCGGCGTGGCGCTGCATCGTCAAATTGACCGATTCACAGACACACATCCAGCCGTGCTCCGCAGCAAAGCGCGCATGAGTCCCTTGCGCCAGCGCGTCGCCGGGGTGCTAGTTGATATCTTCTACGATCATTTCCTCGCGCAAGATGTAGCCCTGGAACCCATTCGCGAGCGGCTCCTGCCCCATGCCGTTCATTTGCCCGAGCCGCTGCGGGAGTTTCCAGGGCGGATGATCTCACCCCACTGGCTGGGCAGTTATCGAGATATCAGCAGCATCGCCCATGTCCTCATTCGCATGGAAGAGCGCCGCCCCCGCATCACCGGACTGGCCGGAGCAGAAACAGAACTCCGCCAGCACTATGAAGCACTGGCGGAGGATCTTCGGGAATTCTATCCACAGGCTGCCATCTTTACCAGAGACGCATTTCTTCGTCTCCAATCGGCATCCCAGGCGGCGGCTCCTGGGGACGAGGCAGCGGCAACTGCTTCGGATCCTCCTCAAAGCGCTTGA
- a CDS encoding ECF-type sigma factor, whose amino-acid sequence MHSAASTELLSAYRQDNSIPEHRLFQVVNGKLKSIARKRLGAERPGSLQPTELISEAYEKMLSSRSQKWQDEIHFLAVASRVMRQILIDYARRRNALKRGNGLEPVELQESHLVDARDLDLILSVKQVLAQLSRLDTRQAEIVGMMYFDGLTQEEVAQSIGVEVRTVKREWGMARAWMAKRLTTPASEALRRFVA is encoded by the coding sequence TTGCATTCTGCCGCGTCGACAGAGCTTCTCTCTGCTTATCGCCAAGACAACTCAATCCCCGAACACCGCTTGTTTCAAGTGGTGAATGGCAAGTTGAAATCGATTGCTCGAAAACGTTTGGGGGCCGAACGGCCGGGCTCCTTGCAGCCGACAGAGCTGATTAGCGAAGCCTATGAGAAGATGCTGAGCAGCCGCAGTCAGAAATGGCAGGATGAGATCCATTTTCTGGCTGTCGCTTCTCGCGTCATGCGGCAGATTTTGATCGACTACGCCAGGCGCCGCAATGCACTCAAACGGGGGAATGGCCTTGAGCCGGTCGAACTCCAGGAATCGCATCTGGTGGATGCCAGAGATCTCGATCTGATCCTCTCCGTGAAGCAGGTGCTCGCCCAACTTTCGAGACTGGACACCCGTCAGGCAGAGATTGTCGGAATGATGTACTTCGACGGACTGACACAGGAAGAAGTGGCGCAGTCCATTGGAGTGGAAGTGCGTACGGTGAAGCGCGAGTGGGGAATGGCGCGAGCTTGGATGGCCAAGCGATTGACTACGCCCGCCTCCGAGGCATTGCGCCGCTTTGTGGCTTAA
- a CDS encoding flavin reductase family protein, whose product MTIYPEEENPRDIYKLMIGMVVPRPIAWVSTISERGVPNLAPFSFFNALSGDPPVVCFSPSRRPIGDSKKDTLRNLEFSRDFVVNIVSEHLAEAMNRSSEEVPEDVDEFPLAGVSSELATLVKSPMVREALAKMECRVRSILPLGDRPTSGVLVLGDVVCFHFAEGLVHNFRVDPAMLAAVGRMGGSTYCDTRNRFDLLRPSRNLKE is encoded by the coding sequence ATGACAATTTATCCCGAAGAGGAAAATCCGCGCGATATTTATAAGCTCATGATTGGAATGGTGGTTCCTCGTCCCATCGCCTGGGTTTCCACAATTAGCGAACGTGGCGTTCCGAATCTTGCGCCTTTTAGTTTCTTTAACGCCCTATCTGGGGATCCACCTGTTGTATGTTTTTCGCCATCCCGCCGCCCTATTGGCGACAGTAAAAAAGATACCCTGCGCAATCTCGAATTCTCTAGAGACTTTGTGGTGAACATCGTTAGTGAGCATTTGGCCGAAGCGATGAATCGATCTTCCGAAGAAGTTCCCGAAGATGTGGATGAGTTTCCGCTTGCTGGAGTAAGCTCAGAACTCGCAACCCTTGTAAAATCACCAATGGTGCGAGAAGCTCTTGCAAAAATGGAATGCCGTGTACGCTCCATCCTCCCCTTAGGCGATCGACCTACTAGTGGTGTTCTTGTATTAGGTGACGTTGTTTGTTTCCATTTCGCGGAAGGCTTGGTTCATAATTTTAGAGTTGACCCGGCAATGCTGGCTGCGGTAGGCAGAATGGGCGGTTCCACTTATTGTGATACCCGGAATAGATTCGACCTACTTCGGCCATCGAGAAATCTCAAAGAGTAA
- a CDS encoding DUF5060 domain-containing protein — MTLLFLGVSAWAQSPCADTPVFQTCDITFELSGAETWQGTQITAEVKSPRFRTFLAEAFWAGGKKMVLRFTPTDDGLWELKLTSNLARFDKQNLRVTATASDAPGFIQRANVHHWRYTGSLKAHLWLGMEIWDLPTASDESLLTAKNQKATHVRTLFEPQWPPDPARFDALEKQIRRLNADGILVDLVLAGPDGALTKALPDGNQREKYFRYAVARLAPFNVTWELVKDWETYREARTLLKDVGTLIKRWDPYDHPRSAYPVGSTGAFVKDGWMTHILCNGEDPAVPALEHQSYPLPTISIGKRMSTKVLWNAIASGSYLGYGATRAIGEVMESTRFWELEPYFDVSNGKALSLEGTDYLLVVDRPGIVEVEVEKHGYDAAWINASTGERTPLKEYKGEHFIGEPPTKTGEWLLQLSREGRKEGMLKSYKFESQPFLMQEAEVDPKRVPFTINLKDAMDLKADTPIPFEIKITKDSRATRFMQYLITADVPTEAQGMRVIGTQAKGSITLPRELATKFPAVLNLRIAGMNANGKIYYIDRVVSLIP; from the coding sequence TTGACCCTTTTGTTTCTTGGCGTCTCTGCATGGGCTCAGAGTCCATGTGCCGACACGCCTGTCTTCCAGACTTGTGACATCACCTTTGAGTTGAGCGGCGCGGAGACCTGGCAGGGCACACAGATTACAGCGGAGGTGAAGAGTCCGCGCTTTCGCACCTTTTTGGCGGAAGCATTCTGGGCGGGCGGGAAGAAGATGGTGCTTCGCTTCACTCCCACCGACGATGGGCTCTGGGAATTGAAGCTGACCAGCAATCTTGCACGCTTCGACAAGCAGAATTTGCGGGTGACCGCGACGGCCAGCGACGCGCCAGGATTCATCCAACGTGCGAATGTGCACCATTGGCGTTATACAGGGTCGCTGAAGGCGCATCTCTGGCTTGGGATGGAGATCTGGGATCTGCCGACCGCCTCGGACGAGAGTCTTCTGACCGCCAAGAATCAGAAAGCCACTCATGTGCGTACGCTGTTTGAGCCGCAGTGGCCCCCGGACCCGGCACGCTTCGATGCGCTTGAGAAACAGATCCGCCGCCTGAATGCGGACGGCATTCTGGTGGACCTCGTGCTGGCGGGACCGGATGGCGCCCTGACCAAGGCGCTGCCTGATGGGAACCAACGCGAAAAGTATTTCCGCTATGCGGTCGCGCGCCTGGCACCCTTCAATGTCACCTGGGAATTGGTGAAGGATTGGGAAACCTATCGCGAGGCCCGTACCCTGCTCAAGGATGTGGGGACCTTGATCAAGCGCTGGGACCCTTACGATCACCCCCGGAGCGCCTATCCGGTGGGCAGCACCGGAGCCTTTGTCAAAGACGGGTGGATGACTCACATCCTGTGCAACGGAGAAGACCCGGCAGTGCCGGCGCTCGAGCACCAGAGCTATCCGCTACCTACGATCAGCATCGGCAAGCGCATGAGCACCAAGGTGCTCTGGAACGCGATCGCCTCAGGCAGCTATCTCGGCTATGGAGCCACGAGAGCGATCGGAGAGGTGATGGAGAGTACGCGGTTTTGGGAGCTGGAACCGTATTTTGACGTCTCCAATGGCAAGGCGCTGAGCCTTGAGGGCACGGATTATCTGCTGGTCGTCGACCGTCCTGGAATTGTCGAGGTGGAAGTGGAAAAGCATGGTTATGACGCAGCCTGGATCAACGCCTCGACAGGCGAACGCACTCCGCTGAAGGAATACAAGGGAGAGCACTTCATTGGAGAGCCTCCAACCAAGACCGGCGAATGGCTGCTGCAACTGTCCCGCGAAGGCCGCAAGGAAGGCATGCTGAAGAGCTACAAGTTCGAGAGCCAGCCTTTCCTGATGCAGGAAGCGGAGGTCGACCCCAAGCGCGTCCCTTTCACGATCAATCTTAAGGATGCAATGGACCTCAAGGCCGACACGCCAATTCCTTTTGAAATCAAGATTACGAAAGACTCGCGGGCCACTCGCTTTATGCAGTATTTAATTACCGCCGATGTCCCGACCGAAGCGCAGGGCATGCGTGTGATCGGAACCCAGGCCAAGGGCAGCATCACACTGCCGCGTGAGTTGGCGACCAAGTTTCCGGCGGTGCTGAATCTGCGCATCGCTGGAATGAACGCAAACGGAAAGATCTACTATATTGACCGGGTGGTCAGCCTCATCCCATGA
- a CDS encoding VanW family protein translates to MSDEFERTTPRSPEVAGPRTKSRFDIAIFRAKVLALQGLRCVRDWRQQIPLHKRQPLEWTHAVCENRSPLWSAADLAEERLQLGKVQNLRLAARKLDGVLIPAGEVFSFWRQVGRATAQRGFAEGRMLEQGCIVPSVGGGLCQLSNALYQVALAAQCEIVERHTHSRIVPGSAAEMGEDATIAWNYVDLRFRPRRPFQLRVRLSEEELVLTAYSDQPQSLAVLVPQATALNRANNCFDCGQQQCHRHAQARRLEKTTARRAFLVDENWPEFQDWLRAQDTAADELFLPLNGGKWKMDRYRWPTERFHAIHTATLPALQRSWQARRLAQQGAGRQMALFEGAEALAKSYARQLQARHAEIVVAQSLLPFLWRDGALGGRRFSVWMTRLPIARLEAQLNAAQLRYPEQRTLSDFRAPAWIREAESEALAAASKWVTPHLGIAALAPQQTQMLPWILPKLPAAAGSSIVFPGPAIARRGAFLVREAARKLNLKILTTGPSLEGAGYWQGLAAAADPQTAWYTQACAVVLPAFVEHQPRALLTARAAGIPVYCTPECGLLAGDGVTFIHDAAELEFALQQRSR, encoded by the coding sequence ATGTCGGACGAGTTTGAGCGCACGACGCCTCGATCCCCGGAGGTCGCGGGTCCGCGAACAAAGTCTCGATTCGACATTGCGATCTTTCGCGCCAAGGTGCTGGCCTTGCAGGGCTTGCGTTGCGTACGAGACTGGCGGCAACAGATTCCGCTCCATAAACGCCAGCCGCTCGAATGGACACATGCCGTCTGTGAGAATCGCTCTCCGCTGTGGTCCGCGGCAGACCTGGCGGAAGAACGGTTGCAACTCGGCAAGGTGCAAAACTTGCGGCTGGCAGCACGAAAGCTCGATGGCGTTTTGATTCCGGCAGGCGAGGTCTTCAGCTTCTGGCGGCAAGTGGGCCGGGCCACAGCGCAACGCGGCTTTGCCGAAGGCCGCATGCTCGAACAGGGCTGTATCGTACCGAGCGTTGGTGGCGGTTTGTGCCAGCTTTCCAACGCACTCTACCAGGTGGCGCTCGCAGCCCAGTGCGAGATTGTCGAGCGGCACACGCATTCACGGATCGTACCGGGATCGGCTGCCGAGATGGGAGAGGACGCCACCATTGCCTGGAACTATGTCGACCTCCGATTCCGGCCTCGGCGCCCATTCCAGTTGCGCGTCCGATTGAGTGAAGAGGAACTAGTGCTGACAGCTTACTCCGACCAACCGCAGAGTCTGGCAGTCCTCGTGCCACAAGCGACTGCGCTCAATCGTGCGAACAACTGCTTTGACTGTGGCCAGCAACAATGCCATCGCCACGCGCAGGCACGGCGGCTGGAGAAGACCACGGCCCGGCGGGCCTTTCTGGTGGACGAGAATTGGCCGGAGTTCCAGGACTGGCTCCGCGCGCAAGACACGGCGGCGGATGAACTCTTTCTGCCACTCAACGGTGGGAAGTGGAAAATGGATCGCTACCGTTGGCCAACAGAAAGATTTCATGCGATCCACACGGCGACACTGCCGGCATTGCAGCGATCCTGGCAGGCGCGCCGTTTGGCGCAGCAGGGAGCAGGCCGGCAGATGGCGCTGTTCGAGGGTGCCGAAGCACTCGCCAAGAGCTATGCGCGGCAGCTCCAGGCGCGGCATGCTGAGATCGTAGTGGCGCAGTCGTTGCTGCCCTTTTTGTGGCGCGACGGCGCACTCGGGGGACGCCGCTTTTCGGTCTGGATGACGCGGCTGCCGATTGCGAGACTGGAAGCACAGCTGAATGCGGCGCAGCTTCGCTATCCGGAGCAACGCACGCTATCGGACTTTCGTGCGCCAGCCTGGATTCGCGAGGCGGAGTCGGAAGCGTTGGCCGCTGCCAGCAAATGGGTCACACCACATCTTGGCATCGCGGCCCTGGCCCCGCAGCAGACGCAAATGCTGCCCTGGATCTTGCCGAAGCTGCCTGCGGCGGCGGGCTCCTCCATCGTATTTCCGGGGCCTGCGATCGCACGCCGGGGTGCGTTTCTGGTGCGGGAGGCGGCGCGCAAACTGAATCTGAAGATTCTGACGACAGGCCCGAGCCTCGAAGGCGCTGGCTATTGGCAGGGCTTGGCGGCAGCCGCTGATCCGCAGACGGCCTGGTACACACAGGCTTGCGCAGTGGTCTTGCCCGCCTTTGTCGAACACCAGCCCCGCGCCTTACTGACGGCGCGGGCGGCAGGGATTCCGGTTTATTGCACTCCAGAGTGCGGCCTACTGGCAGGCGATGGAGTCACTTTCATTCACGATGCGGCAGAGCTGGAGTTTGCTCTGCAGCAAAGGAGCCGCTGA
- a CDS encoding GNAT family N-acetyltransferase has product MGTISYRVGNALDLDQLIELYRASTLGERRPVDDRERMRAMAANANLVVTAWDGALLVGISRALTDFVYATYLADLAVRESHQRQGIGKELIRRTQAEAKPANLILLAAPKAVEYYPHIGFDRHDSAWMLRVGREID; this is encoded by the coding sequence GTGGGAACGATTTCATACCGTGTCGGAAATGCGCTGGATCTGGACCAGCTGATTGAGTTGTATCGGGCTTCCACTTTAGGGGAACGGCGGCCTGTCGACGATCGCGAGCGCATGCGAGCCATGGCGGCGAACGCAAATCTGGTCGTGACTGCCTGGGACGGCGCACTCCTTGTGGGCATCTCCCGCGCCTTAACCGACTTTGTCTATGCCACCTATCTGGCTGATCTTGCCGTCCGAGAATCTCACCAGCGCCAGGGCATCGGCAAGGAACTCATTCGCCGTACGCAGGCGGAGGCGAAGCCTGCAAATCTGATTCTTTTGGCTGCGCCCAAAGCTGTCGAATATTACCCGCACATTGGCTTCGACCGGCACGACTCCGCGTGGATGCTGCGCGTAGGAAGAGAGATCGATTGA
- a CDS encoding alpha-hydroxy acid oxidase has translation MTQALFRREFLRFLAASPLLSQSLESPLAALNVMDFEEKAKQTIPPAHFGYLSTGVDDDRTLRANRSGFDRLYLRPRRMVDVSQIDTSIQLFGESWKTPILLAPAGSQKAYHPEGEIAVARAAHAAGHLQILSTMTSSPIEDVAKEHTRKIWYQLYPTSKWEVTEKLVRHAEQVGAPVLVVTVDTQGGRNTETEARYRLHDARPCNSCHPMSNGKSTLRPKPMFQGIDMSDVTLHNPAQTWSQIERYRKLTKMKLLIKGLETGEDARLAVEHGVDGIIVSNHGARAAESGRGTIDALPEVVDAVNRRVPVLIDGGFRRGTDIFKALALGATAVCIGRPYLWALGAFGEAGVSRCLEILRAEFHLAMRQCGTPKIDAINKSYVGRV, from the coding sequence ATGACACAGGCTCTCTTTCGCCGGGAATTCCTTCGCTTTCTTGCGGCCAGCCCGCTGTTGAGTCAAAGTCTGGAATCGCCGCTGGCCGCGCTGAATGTCATGGATTTCGAAGAAAAGGCAAAACAAACCATCCCGCCCGCTCATTTTGGCTATCTCTCGACGGGAGTGGATGACGACCGGACGCTGCGGGCGAACCGCTCGGGTTTTGATCGCCTTTACTTGCGCCCTCGCCGCATGGTGGATGTTTCGCAGATCGACACCTCGATTCAGCTCTTTGGAGAGTCGTGGAAGACGCCGATTCTGCTTGCTCCAGCTGGCAGCCAGAAGGCTTATCATCCGGAAGGCGAAATCGCGGTCGCCAGGGCTGCTCATGCTGCAGGTCATTTGCAAATTCTGTCAACCATGACGTCGAGCCCGATTGAGGATGTCGCCAAGGAGCACACCCGGAAGATCTGGTATCAGCTCTACCCGACCTCGAAGTGGGAGGTGACCGAAAAGTTGGTGCGGCATGCCGAACAAGTGGGTGCCCCTGTCCTGGTGGTGACCGTGGATACGCAGGGCGGCCGGAATACGGAGACCGAAGCCCGTTATCGCTTGCACGACGCGCGGCCCTGCAATAGTTGTCATCCGATGAGCAACGGCAAATCGACCTTGCGGCCGAAGCCGATGTTCCAAGGGATTGATATGAGCGACGTGACCTTGCACAACCCGGCGCAGACCTGGTCCCAGATCGAGAGATATCGCAAGCTGACCAAGATGAAGCTGCTGATCAAAGGACTCGAGACCGGCGAGGATGCGCGGCTGGCGGTGGAGCACGGCGTGGATGGCATCATTGTGTCCAACCATGGGGCCCGGGCGGCTGAATCGGGCCGTGGCACGATTGATGCGCTTCCGGAGGTGGTGGACGCGGTGAACCGGCGAGTACCGGTTTTGATCGATGGAGGGTTTCGCCGTGGCACGGATATCTTCAAGGCGCTGGCATTAGGCGCAACGGCGGTGTGCATCGGACGGCCTTATCTGTGGGCGCTCGGAGCGTTTGGAGAGGCGGGAGTCAGCCGCTGCCTGGAGATTCTTCGGGCTGAGTTCCATCTGGCGATGCGCCAGTGCGGGACGCCCAAGATTGACGCCATCAACAAGTCGTATGTCGGACGAGTTTGA
- a CDS encoding ThuA domain-containing protein has product MRLLAGFLLCCALFAQPIPVLIVDGVNNHDWRAATDFLRRTLEKTGKFRVDVSTATPPFTGWRPDFSAYRVVINNFNGGHLQDGVRWPRVVEEDLVRYLRQGGGLVNYHAANNAFLLWPEYQEIVGLLWRDKNFGPGLVVDVQRKVMVVPAGQGPQPGHGPRHDFRINVLDRKHPITRSLPAFWQHRGEQLTHGQHGPPGSMGELHVLTYAWSKDSQRNEPLDWVRRYGRGRVYTTMLGHTWKNEANPNFLVPEFQQLLVQGVEWAATGRVSSP; this is encoded by the coding sequence TTGAGACTGCTGGCCGGCTTCCTGCTGTGCTGTGCTCTCTTTGCGCAGCCCATTCCCGTTCTGATCGTCGACGGAGTCAACAATCACGACTGGCGCGCGGCTACGGACTTTTTGCGCCGCACGCTGGAGAAGACCGGCAAGTTCCGGGTGGATGTCTCCACCGCGACGCCTCCTTTCACCGGCTGGCGTCCAGACTTCTCTGCCTATCGCGTTGTCATCAATAACTTCAATGGCGGCCATCTGCAGGATGGCGTCCGTTGGCCGCGTGTAGTGGAAGAAGACCTCGTGCGCTATCTCCGTCAAGGCGGAGGCTTAGTCAACTACCACGCGGCGAATAATGCCTTTCTGCTCTGGCCGGAGTATCAGGAGATCGTCGGCTTACTCTGGCGCGACAAGAACTTTGGTCCGGGGCTGGTGGTCGATGTCCAGCGCAAAGTGATGGTGGTGCCGGCCGGGCAAGGTCCCCAGCCGGGCCATGGCCCGCGGCACGATTTCCGCATCAATGTGCTCGATAGAAAGCATCCAATTACGCGGTCGCTGCCTGCCTTCTGGCAGCATCGGGGAGAACAACTGACTCATGGGCAGCATGGCCCGCCCGGCTCGATGGGTGAGTTGCATGTATTGACCTATGCCTGGAGCAAAGATTCACAACGCAACGAGCCTCTCGATTGGGTGCGCCGCTATGGCCGCGGCCGGGTCTACACCACCATGCTGGGACACACCTGGAAAAACGAAGCGAACCCCAATTTCCTGGTTCCTGAATTCCAGCAGTTACTGGTGCAGGGGGTGGAGTGGGCGGCTACCGGGCGAGTCAGTTCGCCTTAA
- a CDS encoding zinc-dependent metalloprotease, translating to MTRVLILSFLVALQVFAQGTLGPKTANFQKLDGYFPLFYDGKTGKLYLLVDKFDTDFLFYDSLPAGLGSNDIGLDRGLIGQEKVVHFERAGAKVLLVQENQDYRAVSNDPLERKAVADSFARSTIAGFAVEAEDGAKALIDITNFALRDSMNVAGRLKQQNQGSFRLDPARSAIFMSRTKAFPKNTEVEATVTFAGEGAGNLVSSVTPSADAITLRVHMSFLELPPPGYTPRLYDPRSGYIQLKYMDYATPVEQSIEKRFILRHRLEKKDPAAKISDPVKPIIYYIDPGAPEPIRSALLEGGRWWNQAFEAIGYRNAFRVELLPEDADPMDARYNLVQWVHRSTRGWSYGNSVADPRTGEIIKGHVTLGSLRIRQDFMIAEGLLAPYLGKDNSTKRMLDMSVARIRQLSTHEIGHTLGLVHNYAASSFGRASVMDYPHPLITIKSDGSLDLSDAYAVGAGEWDKVAIEYGYQHYPAGSDEAAELRKVMERAQKKGLYLISDSDSRAPGGAHPVGHLWDNGPNAVDELARMMKVRAKALETFGEKVIPIGTPMSEIENKLVPIYLSHRYQVEAAAKLVGGLDYRYALRGDNQPVAPILAPDEQRRALQGLIDTLKPELLTLPERLLALMPPPALGYPRTRESFRGRTGVSFDALAPVESAANLSFGLLLHPQRASRLVQHNARDPKNPSLEEVIDQLAAATWKAKPLSGMLRETQYALNVSFLYHLMALASDAQAAPRARSIAYAKLLEINAGLHDAWLAGQIKRFEEDPKQLPLPRPQEPPPGMPIGDEEMRLW from the coding sequence ATGACGCGTGTGCTGATCCTCAGTTTTCTTGTCGCTCTGCAAGTTTTCGCTCAAGGGACTTTGGGCCCGAAAACAGCCAATTTTCAGAAACTCGACGGCTACTTTCCTCTCTTCTACGATGGCAAGACCGGAAAGCTCTACCTCCTGGTCGACAAGTTTGACACCGACTTCCTGTTCTACGACAGTCTGCCTGCCGGTCTCGGCTCCAATGACATCGGTCTCGATCGTGGCCTGATCGGGCAAGAGAAAGTGGTTCATTTTGAACGCGCCGGGGCGAAAGTCCTGCTGGTCCAAGAGAATCAGGACTATCGCGCTGTTTCAAACGATCCGCTTGAACGGAAGGCCGTTGCTGACAGCTTCGCGAGGAGCACCATTGCCGGTTTTGCGGTGGAGGCGGAAGACGGCGCCAAAGCCCTCATCGACATCACAAACTTCGCGTTGCGCGACTCGATGAATGTCGCCGGCCGCCTCAAGCAGCAGAATCAAGGCAGCTTCCGTCTCGATCCGGCACGAAGCGCGATTTTCATGAGCCGTACGAAGGCCTTTCCAAAGAACACCGAAGTGGAAGCGACCGTCACCTTCGCGGGAGAAGGCGCCGGAAATCTCGTTTCGAGCGTCACCCCCAGTGCAGACGCGATCACCCTGCGCGTCCACATGAGCTTCCTTGAATTGCCGCCTCCTGGCTATACCCCGCGTCTCTATGACCCGCGTTCCGGCTACATCCAGTTGAAGTACATGGATTACGCAACGCCGGTCGAGCAATCGATCGAGAAACGCTTCATTCTGCGCCATCGCTTAGAGAAAAAGGACCCGGCGGCGAAAATCAGCGATCCGGTCAAGCCGATTATTTACTACATCGATCCCGGTGCGCCCGAGCCAATTCGCAGCGCGCTCCTCGAAGGCGGGCGCTGGTGGAACCAAGCCTTTGAAGCAATCGGTTATCGGAATGCCTTCCGTGTCGAGTTGCTCCCTGAGGACGCGGACCCGATGGATGCCCGCTACAACCTGGTGCAGTGGGTGCACCGTTCGACGCGCGGGTGGAGCTATGGAAACAGTGTCGCCGATCCCCGGACCGGCGAGATCATCAAAGGACATGTGACATTGGGCAGCCTGCGCATTCGCCAGGACTTCATGATTGCGGAAGGGCTTCTCGCTCCCTACCTAGGCAAAGACAACTCCACCAAGCGGATGCTCGACATGAGCGTCGCGCGCATCCGGCAATTGTCGACCCACGAGATTGGACACACCCTCGGGCTTGTCCATAACTACGCCGCCAGCAGCTTTGGCCGGGCCAGTGTGATGGATTACCCGCATCCGTTGATCACGATCAAGAGCGACGGGTCGCTCGATCTGAGCGATGCCTATGCTGTCGGGGCAGGGGAGTGGGACAAGGTTGCAATTGAGTACGGCTACCAGCATTACCCTGCTGGCTCGGACGAGGCGGCAGAGCTCCGCAAGGTGATGGAGCGCGCCCAGAAGAAGGGCCTCTATTTGATCTCTGACTCCGATTCGCGCGCTCCCGGCGGCGCTCATCCTGTCGGACATCTCTGGGACAATGGCCCCAATGCCGTTGATGAACTGGCTCGCATGATGAAGGTGAGGGCAAAGGCGCTCGAGACCTTCGGGGAAAAGGTGATTCCAATTGGAACCCCGATGTCGGAGATCGAGAATAAATTGGTGCCGATCTACCTGAGCCATCGCTATCAGGTGGAGGCTGCGGCGAAACTGGTGGGCGGCCTGGACTATCGCTATGCCCTGCGTGGCGACAACCAGCCGGTGGCACCGATCCTGGCTCCCGACGAACAACGGCGCGCCTTGCAAGGCCTGATCGACACCTTGAAGCCGGAGCTTCTCACGTTGCCGGAGCGTCTGCTCGCCCTCATGCCGCCTCCAGCTCTTGGCTACCCGCGCACGCGCGAAAGTTTCCGGGGCCGCACCGGGGTTAGCTTCGACGCGCTGGCTCCGGTGGAGAGTGCGGCAAACCTGAGCTTTGGCCTTCTCCTCCATCCCCAGCGGGCTTCCCGGTTGGTGCAGCACAACGCGCGGGACCCGAAGAATCCTTCGCTCGAAGAAGTGATTGACCAGTTGGCGGCTGCAACCTGGAAAGCAAAGCCTCTCAGCGGGATGCTGCGCGAGACCCAGTACGCTCTCAACGTCTCATTCCTCTATCACCTGATGGCCTTGGCCAGCGATGCGCAAGCTGCTCCGCGAGCCAGGTCGATTGCCTACGCAAAGCTTCTGGAAATAAACGCGGGATTGCACGACGCCTGGCTTGCCGGGCAGATCAAGCGCTTTGAGGAGGATCCGAAGCAGTTGCCGCTGCCTCGTCCCCAGGAGCCGCCGCCTGGGATGCCGATTGGAGACGAAGAAATGCGTCTCTGGTAA
- the tsaB gene encoding tRNA (adenosine(37)-N6)-threonylcarbamoyltransferase complex dimerization subunit type 1 TsaB — protein MILAIDTTHDDGSIALVHNGAVLEEVALHAEDGFSSFLFTAVQQLLDRHQLSLEDIDAFAAAAGPGTFTGIRIGLTAAKGFGEAMAKPVFGISNLEAVASYGPPDAIPFYDARRGDVYALLGGQEVVIPYAQLPRDQAYVTFDPAQYPETPASSAPRALAATIAQLAERQYQQGARPDAASLDANYVRRSDAELNLKAN, from the coding sequence ATGATTCTCGCGATTGACACGACACACGACGACGGCAGCATTGCACTGGTCCATAACGGCGCTGTACTGGAAGAAGTTGCGCTCCATGCCGAGGACGGGTTCTCCAGTTTCCTGTTCACCGCGGTCCAGCAGCTTCTGGACCGCCATCAGTTGAGCCTGGAGGATATTGATGCGTTTGCCGCCGCAGCGGGTCCGGGCACCTTTACCGGAATTCGGATTGGATTGACGGCAGCCAAGGGCTTTGGCGAAGCGATGGCAAAACCGGTTTTTGGCATCAGCAATCTGGAGGCAGTGGCCAGCTACGGGCCACCCGATGCGATTCCGTTCTATGACGCCCGCCGCGGCGACGTCTATGCGCTGCTCGGGGGGCAGGAAGTGGTGATTCCTTATGCCCAGCTTCCCCGCGATCAGGCCTATGTCACCTTCGACCCGGCACAGTATCCAGAGACTCCCGCCAGTTCTGCGCCACGTGCGCTGGCGGCCACGATTGCCCAACTTGCAGAACGGCAATACCAACAGGGAGCTCGTCCCGATGCGGCATCGCTCGATGCGAATTATGTGCGCCGGTCGGATGCCGAGTTGAATCTTAAGGCGAACTGA